The Pyrobaculum sp. 3827-6 genomic sequence ACGCCTTTGTGACAATACTCAGCTTAAGTCCGTGATTATGCCTCGGGTAGCTGTGATTGGGGCAGGCGCCATGGGCCACGGCATTGCTGAGCTTTTCGCAATCGCTGGCTACGAGGTTAGTCTCGTAGATATTTCTCAAGACATCCTAAGTAAAGCGTTGAGGAATATCGAGGAGTCGCTGGTAAAAATAAAGGAGAGAGGGCGCTTAAAGGAGGATGTACAAACTATTCTTGCCAGAATTAAGCCTGTAGTGGGAGATGTGTGTAGAGCTGTTGAGGGT encodes the following:
- a CDS encoding 3-hydroxyacyl-CoA dehydrogenase NAD-binding domain-containing protein yields the protein MPRVAVIGAGAMGHGIAELFAIAGYEVSLVDISQDILSKALRNIEESLVKIKERGRLKEDVQTILARIKPVVGDVCRAVEG